In Arachis hypogaea cultivar Tifrunner chromosome 17, arahy.Tifrunner.gnm2.J5K5, whole genome shotgun sequence, a single window of DNA contains:
- the LOC112766737 gene encoding cyclin-D3-3 isoform X2, with amino-acid sequence MAPYHLQDALYCSEEEDELEQDEGSGKRVEGDMFWDDEELAWMLAREEQHTHTPLCFQLDSARRDAVEWILKVSSHYSFSPLTSLLAANYLHRFLFTFSSINNLNKPWITQLAAVASLSLAAKLEETHLPHLLDLQVEDCRYVFEAKTIKRMEILVLSTLRWKMNPVTPLSFLDYITRRLGLFNLNDFLTRSQSLLLSTLPDSRFMSYLPSVVATATMMHVLNSVEQRNQVVRILGTNKEKVDECLKLIWEQGKKKRKFGWVPDSPNGVMDVSFNSASDDSSNDSWPLLLANNNNNNVSSPEPKKNRTLLNPPNSSHFI; translated from the exons ATGGCTCCCTACCATCTCCAAGACGCTCTATACTGCTcagaggaagaggatgaattaGAACAAGATGAGGGTTCCGGGAAGAGAGTAGAAGGGGATATGTTTTGGGATGATGAGGAGCTTGCGTGGATGCTGGCCAGGGAAGAACAACACACACACACCCCTCTCTGCTTCCAATTGGACTCTGCTCGCAGAGACGCGGTCGAGTGGATACTCAAAGTCAGCTCACATTACTCCTTCTCTCCTCTCACTTCTCTTCTTGCCGCCAACTACCTTCACAGGTTCCTCTTCACTTTCTCCTCCATTAACAATCTCAATAAGCCATGGATCACTCAGCTGGCTGCCGTCGCTTCTCTCTCACTCGCTGCCAAGCTTGAAGAGACTCATCTTCCCCACTTACTAGACCTCCAA GTGGAGGATTGCAGATACGTGTTCGAAGCCAAAACCATCAAGAGGATGGAGATTTTGGTGCTTTCAACTCTCCGATGGAAAATGAATCCCGTCACTCCTCTCTCTTTTCTCGACTATATCACGCGAAGACTTGGATTATTCAACTTGAACGACTTCCTCACCAGATCCCAATCCCTTCTTCTATCTACCCTTCCAG ATAGCAGGTTCATGAGTTACCTTCCTTCTGTGGTGGCAACTGCCACAATGATGCACGTGTTGAATAGCGTGGAGCAGCGAAACCAGGTGGTACGCATTCTTGGAACGAACAAAGAGAAGGTGGATGAATGCTTGAAGCTGATATGGGAACAGGGGAAGAAGAAACGCAAGTTTGGATGGGTTCCAGATAGTCCAAACGGCGTCATGGATGTGTCGTTTAACTCTGCCTCTGATGATAGCTCCAATGATTCATGGCCTCTACTACttgctaataataataacaacaatgttTCTTCACCGGAACCTAAGAAGAATAGGACTCTACTAAACCCTCCCAACTCATCCCATTTCATTTAG
- the LOC112766737 gene encoding cyclin-D3-3 isoform X1, producing MAPYHLQDALYCSEEEDELEQDEGSGKRVEGDMFWDDEELAWMLAREEQHTHTPLCFQLDSARRDAVEWILKVSSHYSFSPLTSLLAANYLHRFLFTFSSINNLNKPWITQLAAVASLSLAAKLEETHLPHLLDLQVEDCRYVFEAKTIKRMEILVLSTLRWKMNPVTPLSFLDYITRRLGLFNLNDFLTRSQSLLLSTLPVYADSRFMSYLPSVVATATMMHVLNSVEQRNQVVRILGTNKEKVDECLKLIWEQGKKKRKFGWVPDSPNGVMDVSFNSASDDSSNDSWPLLLANNNNNNVSSPEPKKNRTLLNPPNSSHFI from the exons ATGGCTCCCTACCATCTCCAAGACGCTCTATACTGCTcagaggaagaggatgaattaGAACAAGATGAGGGTTCCGGGAAGAGAGTAGAAGGGGATATGTTTTGGGATGATGAGGAGCTTGCGTGGATGCTGGCCAGGGAAGAACAACACACACACACCCCTCTCTGCTTCCAATTGGACTCTGCTCGCAGAGACGCGGTCGAGTGGATACTCAAAGTCAGCTCACATTACTCCTTCTCTCCTCTCACTTCTCTTCTTGCCGCCAACTACCTTCACAGGTTCCTCTTCACTTTCTCCTCCATTAACAATCTCAATAAGCCATGGATCACTCAGCTGGCTGCCGTCGCTTCTCTCTCACTCGCTGCCAAGCTTGAAGAGACTCATCTTCCCCACTTACTAGACCTCCAA GTGGAGGATTGCAGATACGTGTTCGAAGCCAAAACCATCAAGAGGATGGAGATTTTGGTGCTTTCAACTCTCCGATGGAAAATGAATCCCGTCACTCCTCTCTCTTTTCTCGACTATATCACGCGAAGACTTGGATTATTCAACTTGAACGACTTCCTCACCAGATCCCAATCCCTTCTTCTATCTACCCTTCCAG TCTATGCAGATAGCAGGTTCATGAGTTACCTTCCTTCTGTGGTGGCAACTGCCACAATGATGCACGTGTTGAATAGCGTGGAGCAGCGAAACCAGGTGGTACGCATTCTTGGAACGAACAAAGAGAAGGTGGATGAATGCTTGAAGCTGATATGGGAACAGGGGAAGAAGAAACGCAAGTTTGGATGGGTTCCAGATAGTCCAAACGGCGTCATGGATGTGTCGTTTAACTCTGCCTCTGATGATAGCTCCAATGATTCATGGCCTCTACTACttgctaataataataacaacaatgttTCTTCACCGGAACCTAAGAAGAATAGGACTCTACTAAACCCTCCCAACTCATCCCATTTCATTTAG
- the LOC112764023 gene encoding uncharacterized protein, protein MDESINQELPRNNNAENNSASNEPSLPPGSNESQSQTSNVRGKTDPAWRYVALQNINRKLHYQCLFCVSTFGSGEINRMKKHLAKIGGDIKKCSKVPYDVKKQMEGLLKEIQKSKTSKRKVSFNEEGTDEIEDAIDEAIAQEEQQTPSQLSTKEVIGGDPKKKSKTIIPPMFSPRTTLGTQPSLKSVFQNKEALHEVDKRVARWLLDCRIPFNAIMSPFFQYMLDGVAGIGPGYKGPSYDKLRVNLLADLKRECQIVVDSYRSAWKKTGCTLMADGWTDQRQRMLINFLVYCSKGLCFVKSVDASNVVKKYFKLL, encoded by the coding sequence ATGGATGAGAGTATCAACCAAGAACTACCTAGGAATAATAATGCTGAAAATAATTCTGCTTCGAATGAACCTTCTCTTCCTCCCGGATCTAACGAAAGTCAATCACAAACTTCTAATGTTCGGGGAAAAACTGATCCTGCTTGGAGATATgttgctttacaaaatataaatagaaaattgCATTACCAATGCTTATTTTGTGTGAGTACTTTTGGGAGTGGGGAAATTAATAGAATGAAAAAGCATTTGGCGAAGATAGGTGGAGACATTAAGAAGTGTTCTAAGGTCCCGTATGATGTAAAAAAACAAATGGAAGGTTTATTGAAAGAAATTCAGAAAAGTAAAACTAGTAAAAGGAAAGTAAGTTTCAATGAAGAGGGTACTGATGAGATTGAGGATGCAATTGACGAAGCAATAGCGCAAGAAGAACAACAAACTCCGAGTCAGTTATCAACTAAGGAGGTGATTGGAGGCGATCCAAAAAAGAAATCAAAAACCATTATTCCTCCTATGTTTTCTCCAAGAACAACTCTGGGAACTCAACCAAGTCTGAAAAGTGTGTTTCAAAACAAAGAGGCGCTTCATGAAGTTGATAAGCGAGTGGCTAGATGGCTTTTGGATTGTAGGATTCCTTTCAATGCGATTATGTCACCCTTTTTTCAATATATGTTGGATGGTGTTGCTGGCATTGGGCCTGGTTATAAGGGTCCTTCTTATGATAAGCTGAGGGTTAACTTATTAGCCGATCTCAAAAGGGAGTGTCAAATAGTTGTTGATAGCTATAGGTCTGCTTGGAAAAAAACTGGATGTACCCTCATGGCTGATGGTTGGACAGATCAAAGGCAAAGAATGTTGattaattttttggtttattgTTCGAAAGGGTTGTGCTTTGTGAAATCTGTAGATGCTTCAAATGTGGTAAAAAAATACTTCAAGCTTTTGTGA